The Akkermansia muciniphila genome includes the window CAATGTCAGCGGCATGGAATCAGATCAATCCGAGTTTCATCCTGCCTTCCTCACTGACCATCTCCTGGTTCCAGGGTGGGTCCCACACCATTTCCACATCCGCGGCTTCCACGCCTTCCAGCGCTTCAATGCGGTCCTTGGCCTCCATCACCAGATGCGGACCCATGCCGCAGCCGGGAGCCGTCAGGGTCATTTTGACCGCCACGTGATGCAGGCCGTTTTCCAGTTCAATCACGGTCACGTCGTAAATCAGGCCCAGGTTGACGATGTCCACGGGAATTTCCGGATCGTACACGCATTTCAGCGTGTCCCAGACGCGTTCTTCAAGGGTGGCGTTTTCATCCAGCTCGGCTGTCTCCGGAGAGGTTTCCGCCGCCTCCGCACCCAGGGCATCCGCATTCTCCCTGGAGATGCGGGCCAGGCCATGGTCCGTAGCCACGGTATAGGAGCCGCCCAGTATCTGGGTGATGTACACGCGTTCCCCCTCCGGCAGCGTGAGCACATCCCCGCTGGGGATCTGCACCGCCGTCACTTCTCTTTTGAGTTCTACTACCTGGTTCAGCATAAATCCTTGTGATTAAAGGAGCATTTGGCTACGGACACGCGCCGGAAGGAGCGGCAGCGGGGGGGAGCAGTACGCCCCCGGCATCCGGAATCTTCCGCGCAGGAGCAACATAAGGCGTATTTGCATCACCGTCGAGGTCAAAAACTGTTCTGCCCCGGCTGGAAACGCCCTTCATGACAGGAAAGCGCATGCCGCAATGTTTTGGAAAAGCCGCCGGAAGCGTAAAGCTTCGTTCTTGCCTAGCGGCGGGAAAAGGTGTAAAAGGTCCGGGCTGTCCAGGCTGCCGTCAGTCAGGGACCGGCTACACGCGCATCTTCAACATACCATTCCATGTTAGATTACTTACGTAAACATACAATCGTCATCATGGCAGCCATGGCCCTGGTGTTTGTGGGCCTCATGTTCATCGGCGGGGACGTAAGCGGCGGCTCCGTGACCGGCATGTTCAAGCAAACCTTCGTTTCCGTGGACGGCAAGTCTTACGGAGAAAAGGATTACAACAACATGGGCAAGACCGGCCTGTCCGTGGCTTTTTCCTTCCCTTCCACCTTCGGCCCGCTGCTTCAGGACAATTTCAGCTCGGAAGAAAGTCTGCGCGAACTCTGCCACCTGCTGAAAACGAATAATCCCAACGCCGCTTTCCTGGCCTACCGCGGCATCATCCGCAGGGAGGCGAGCCGCCTGGGCCTGACGCCCAACACTACGGAAATTGACGACGCCATCTGCAACATCCCGGAATTCCAGGATGAAAAAGGCGTCTTTGACCCCCGGAAGTATGACAATTTCATTTCCATGCGCGGCAATATGGGCAAGAAGATTCAGGAGGAACTTCTGCGCGGCCTGATGGAAGACACCATCAGCCTGGTGCGCATCAAGGACGTGCTGACCGGGGGCATCTCCGTGGAAGCCGGTTTTTCCGAAGCCGTGGCGGAGTCCAACAACCAGCAGATCACGGTCAACACCGCCTTCCTGGAAAAGAGCGCCTTCCGTCCCAAGACGGACCCGGGAGAAGAGGAAATCAAGACCTTCTGGGACAAGCACAAGGAAAATTACAAGAATGAGGAAGCCCGCTTCTTCACCGTTTATACCTTCACCCCCGCCGGCGACACGCAGGCGCCCAAGTC containing:
- the sufT gene encoding putative Fe-S cluster assembly protein SufT — its product is MLNQVVELKREVTAVQIPSGDVLTLPEGERVYITQILGGSYTVATDHGLARISRENADALGAEAAETSPETAELDENATLEERVWDTLKCVYDPEIPVDIVNLGLIYDVTVIELENGLHHVAVKMTLTAPGCGMGPHLVMEAKDRIEALEGVEAADVEMVWDPPWNQEMVSEEGRMKLGLI